TCGAATCACCGAGAAACCGCGCGACTCGGCATAACGCTGGATGGCGGATGAAACGTCCCCCAGCCGCCCGCCTGCCCTGGCCGCCGCTATCCCTGCCGCCAGCGCCTCCTCTGTGGCTTTTACCAGCCCGCTGGCCAGCAACCCCACCTCACCCACCATGACGGTGATGGCGGCGTCTCCCTGATATCCGTCCACGACAGCCCCGAAATCCAGTGAGGCGATATCGCCTTCTTTTATAATCCGGTTGCCCGGTATGCCATGCACTATTTCATCGTTGATGGAGACGCATACGCTGGCAGGGTAGCCGCGGTAACCCTTGAAAGAAGAGCGGCCTCCCAGCGCCTTAAGCTCTCTCTCCGCGATTTCATTCAGCTCGCTGGTCTTCATGCCGGCCCGCATGCTGTTCTTAAGCACATCCAGCACCAGTGCCACCATACGTCCAGCCCTGCGCATCGCCTCCAGTTCGCGTTCTCCCTTAATGCCTATGGCCATCTTACGTCCGTCCGCCGACGGCGTTCGCTATGCGACCGGTGACGCTTTTCACATCACCTTCGCCATCTATCTCAATCAACTTACCATGCCTGCGGTAATAATCGATGAGCGGCGCGGTATCCCGGAAGTACACCTCCAGGCGCTTCTTTACCGTTTCCGACGAATCGTCCGCTCTCTGGTAGAGCTCTCCACCGCACTTCTGACAGGCAGCCACATCGCCCACCCCCCCATCCTTTGAGTAGGGTGTCTGGCAGCGCTTGCACAGCCAGCGGGTCGACAACCGCCGCACCAGTTCAGGCTGCGCCACGCGGATATAAACCACCGAATTCACGGCTTTACCCTGTTCCTTGAGCGCCCCATCCAGGCTCTCGGCCTGCACCAGATTACGTGGAAAGCCGTCCAGAATAACTCCTTTTTGTTTGGAGGGCTGCGCCAGCCTGTCGAGCACCATCTCGATAGTGATTTCGTCGGGTACCAGCGCCCCTTTTTCCATATAGCTTTTTACCCTGCGCCCCAGTTCGTCTCCTCTCTCCACCGCCTGGCGGAACAGGTCTCCGGAAGAGATGTGCGCCATTTCCATTTTGCGGGCTACACCCGCCGCCTGCGTTCCCTTGCCGGCGCCCGGCGCCCCCAGAAAAATAACTATAACCCCTTGCTCTTTAGCCAAACTCACTCTCTACTTGATGAAGCCTTCATAGCGGCGCATAGCCAGTTGAGCTTCCATCTGTTTCATGGTATCCAGCACCACGCCTACCACGATGAGCATGCCGGAACTGGAAAGTTGCAATACCTGCACGCTGGTCAACGAGCGGGCGATAAAGGGCACGATGGCCACCAGCGCCAGGAAAAGAGCGCCGGCCCAGGTGATGCGCATGATGACATCGTTCAGATAGGTTGCAGTCTGTTTGCCGGGACGGATGCCAGGAACGAAACCTCCCTGACGCTGCAGCACGTTTGGCAGATCCTGCTGTTGGAAAATAACGGTGGTATAGAAGAAAGAAAAACCTACCACTAGCAGGAAGTAAAGGCCCCAGTAAATCAGCCCCAAGGGCGGTGCCGTGCTTGAGCTGAACACCCGTACCACCTGGCTGGCGAAATCAGTGCCCGCTTGAGTCCCGCCGAACCAGTTGGCGATGATGCCGGGAAAGGTCACCATGGCCATGGCGAAGATGAGCGGAATCATGCCGGCGGTATTGACGCGCATGGGTATGTAGCTCGAACCGCTCTGGCGGTACATGCGCCCGCCGCGGTAGACGCTCTTGGCGTATTGCACGGGTATGCGCCGGTGCGCCTCGGTGAAGATGACGATGAAGAACGCTGTCAGCAGGCTGATGATGATGAAGACGATCAGCCCCGTCACCTGTCCCTGCTGCCCCGCCAGGTAACCCTCGCCGATTTGCTCAGGTAACGACGCCATGATGCCAGCGAAAATGATGATGGACACGCCATTGCCGATGCCATAAGAAGTAATCTGCTCGCCCAGCCAGACGCAGAACATGGAGCCTGCGATAAGCGACAGTATGATGGCAAAGGTTGAAAGACCATCGCTACTGGCGACCGCGCCCGAATTTTGCAGCAATACCAGTTGGCCGTAACCGGAAAGTCCGGCCAGCGGCACCATCAGCCAGTGCGTGATGGTATTAATCTTGTTGCGCCCGCTCTCGCCTTCCTCGGCCAGGCGCTGCAACGCAGGTATGATAGGCGTCATCAGCGTGATGACGATGCTGGCGGTGATGTACGGGTACACCCCCATAGCCGCCACGCTGAAGTTCTTGAGCGCGCCTCCGCTGAACATGTCCAGCATGCCCAGCAGGGGACTGTTCTGGAACACGTCCTTCAGGGCTGTGGCATCTATGCCGGGTACGGGCACGTGAGCCACGAAGCGGAACACCACCAGGATGCCGAGGGTTATAAGGAGACGACGCCGCAGGTCCGGCAGGCTGAAGGCGTCTATCATGGCCTGGATGAGACGCGGCCTGGACGACGCTTTTTGCGCCATTAGGCGACCTCCTCCGCAGTACCGCCGGCAGCTTCTATTTTGGCCTTGGCCGCCGCCGAATAGCTGCTCACTTTTACATTTAGCGCCCGGTCGATATCGCCACCGGCCAGTATTTTAACCGGCAGCGTCTTTGATTTGATAAGTCCTTCGGCAAGCAGAGTTTCAGTAGTCACTTCGCTGCCCGCGTCGAAGCAATTGAGGGCGGAAACGTTGATGACGCTCACGTCCTTCTTGAACAAGTTGGTAAAGCCGCGCTTCTCGGGCAGGCGCTTGATAATAGGGATCTGGCCGCCTTCGAAACCGGGCCTCACGCCGAAACCGGCGCGCGCTTTGTTCCCCTTGCAGCCGCGCCCGGAGAATGTGCCGTGCCCGCTGCCCGCGCCGCGCCCGACGCGCTTGTGCGCCTTGTGTGAGCCCTCGGCGGGTGACAGTTCGTTCTGCTTCATCAAGACACCTCCTCGACTTTGACCAGGTGCCTCACCTTGACAACCATGCCGCGCAGGGAGACGGAATCTTCATGAACCACGCTCTGGTTGAGCCGCCTCAGCCCCAGAGACTGGATAGTGCGCTTCTGGTCTTCGGCATAGCCGATATCGCTTTTAATCCACGTAACTTTAAGTTTAGCCACCGCTGGCCTCCTGCGGCTTTTCTTCACCCTTGCGCTTGGCCAGTTCCTTCTTGGGGTCCTTCAGGCTGGAAAGAGCCAGCATGACGGCCTTGGCCACGTTGGCCTTATTGGCGCTGCCGAGCGATTTGGTCAGGATATCTTTGATGCCCGCCGCTTCCACCACCGCGCGCACGCTGCCGCCTGCAATGATACCAATGCCCGGCGCTGCCGGCTTGAGTAGCACCTGGGCGGCGCCGAACTTGGCGGTCACCTCGTAAGGAATGGTGTTGCCGGCCATCTGCACGTTGATAAGGTGCTTATGGGCCACAGCATTGGCCTTGTTGATGGCCTCCGGGACTTCGTTGGACTTGCCCAGGCCGATGCCCACATGGCCCGCCCCGTCCCCGCTGACCACCAGCGCGGCGAAGCTGAGACGCTTGCCGCCCTTGAGGACTTTAGAGACGCGGTTGATATAGATGAGCTTGTCGTTTAACGCCAGCTCGGTTGCGTCGATTTTACTTCTGGAAATGCTTTCCTTAGCCACTTCGTTCCGTCCTTTTAGAATTCCAGCCCGGCTTTGCGGGCAGCCTCGGCCAGGCTCTTGACACGGCCATGATACTTGTAGCCGCCGCGGTCGAACACCACCTGTTTGACGCCGGCTTTAAGGGCCCTTTCGGCCACGGTGGCGCCGATGACGCTGGCCTGCTCGGCTTTTTTCTTGCCGTCCACCTTCTTGGCGATTTCAGGCTCTAGCGTCGAAGCCGAGGTCAGCGTGTGACCCTGCTCATCGTCTATAACCTGGACGTAAATGTGCTGCAAGCTGCGGAAGACGCACAACCGGGGACGCGCCGCCGTGCCTTTGAGCGTGGCGCGGATGCGGGCATGTCTCGTCTGGCGCGCTTTTCTGGTACTAAGCTTGGCCATTATTTCGTTTTACCTCCACCGACAGCCTTGCCGGCCTTGCCCGGCTTGAGCTTCACGGTCTCGCCGGCGTAGCGGATGCCCTTACCCTTGTAAGCATCCGGTGGACGGATGCGTCGGATTTCGGCGGCCGTCTGGCCGACAGTTTCTTTATCGATACCTGATACTTTGACGTTCAGATTCTTGGCGTCCACATCCAGCGTTATGCCGGGGCGTGGTTTGACGCTGACGGTATGGGTGAAGCCCACGCGAAGATTGACATCGGCACCCTCTTTTTCAGCGCGGAAGCCCACCCCCACGATTTCGAGGTTCTTCTCGTAACCCTTGGTAACGCCCTCGACCATATTGAACAGCAGGCTGCGCGTCAGGCCGTGCAGGGCGCGGTGGGTCTTGTCGTCCGATGGGCGCGCCACCAAGAGTTTGCCGTCCTCCAGGGTGAGCTTCATATCCGGGCTGATGACCCGCTTGAGCTCGCCTCTGGAGCCCTTGACACTGACCTCATTCCCCTTAATACTGACCACCACTCCCGATGGCACTGTTATTGGCATGCGACCTATTCTGGACATAATTCAAACCTCAAATTCTACTTACCAGATATAGCACAGGAGCTCGCCGCCGAGACCCTGTTTCCAGGCTTTATAGCTGGGGACCACGCCGCGCGATGTGGATAGTATAGCGATGCCCATGCCGCCGTAAACGCGCGGGATCTCGTTGCGCTGAACGTACAGGCGCAAGCCAGGCTTGCTCATGCGCTTCAGCCCGGTAATCATGGGTTTGTTGCGCTCCTGATACTTGAGTGTGATTTTTAACTCCCGCTCGGTGCCGGTGCCCCCCACTTCATAGCCGCTGATATAGCCTTCCTGCTTTAATATCTTGGCGATGTTGAGCTTCATCTTGGAAGACGGCATGCTCACGCTGTCGTGCCGTGCCATGGCACTGTTCCGAATCCGGGTTAACATATCGGCTATGGGATCACTTACTGCCATCCGCTTCTTCCTCCGTTTCTATGGGTTTACCAGCTGGATTTGCGTACGCCGGGTATCTGCCCCGAAAGGGACATCCTGCGGAAGCAGATGCGGCATAAACCAAACAAGCGAATGTAACCCCGCGAGCGCCCGCACAGGTGGCAGCGGTTATGCTGCTGCACGCGGTATTTGGTCGGGCGTTTTGCTTTTACGATTTCTGATGTCTTAGCCATTTTTACCTCGTTCCTTAGTCCTTAGTGAAAGGCATGCCCAGTAGCTCAAGCAGCTGGCGTCCTTCCTCGTCCGTTCCCGCAGTGGTGACAATGGAGACCTCCAGGCCACGCAGCTTGTCTACTTTTTCGAATTCTATCTCAGGGAAAACGGTTTGTTCCTTAAAACCCAGCGTGTAGTTGCCGCGCCCGTCCCAACTGTTGGGCACGCCGGCAAACTCGCGGATGCGGGGAAGCACGATGCTGATGAGCTTGTCCAGAAATTCGTACATGCGCTCGCCCCGCAACGTTACCTTGACGCCGACTGGCATGCCTACCCTTAGTTTGAAAGCCGAGATGGATTTGGTGGAGCGGCGCACGATGGGATGCTGTCCGGAAATGGCGGCCATGTCCGCCTGGGCGGCCTCGATGGCCTTGGCGTTGGTGACAGCCTCGCCAGCGCCTATGTTGAGCACGACCTTCTGAATGCGCGGCACCCGCATCACGTTTGAATAACCGCTCTTCTTGATAAGGGCCGGCACGACGTCCTTGCGGTATTTATCATGCAGTCTTGACATATTAGTCCAACACCTCTTGGCAGACCTTGCAGTAACGCACGCGCTTGCCGTCGTCCAGCGTCTTCTGGCCGATGCGCGCCGGCTTGTTGCACTTCGGGCACAGCAACATGACGTTGGAGACGTCCAGCGGAGCTTCGCGCTCGATAATGCCCGCCTGTCTGGCCTGGCCCTTCGGTTTAGTGTGCTTCTTGATAATGTTCACACCGTCGACCAGCACCTTGTCTTCACGGGGGTAAGCGAAGTGCACCTTGCCCTTCTTTCCCCTGTCCTTGCCTGCGATCACCAGTACGGTGTCGTTCTTTTTGATATTCATAATACTAAACCACCTAAAGTACTTCTGGCGCCAGTGAAATTATCTTGGTAAAATTCTTCTCCCTGAGCTCCCTGGCCACCGGGCCGAAGATACGGGTGCCCTTGGGGTTGTTCTTGTCCGTCAGGATAACGCCGGCGTTATCGTCGAAGCGGATATACGAGCCGTCGGGGCGGCGATAGGGCTGCGCTACGCGTACGATGACCGCCTGCACTACCTCGCCCTTTTTCACTACGGCGTCGGGCGTGGCTTTTTTGACGGCGCAGGAGATGACGTCGCCCACATGGGCATCCTTGCGCCCGGTGCCGCCCGGAATATTAATGCACATTATCTGGCGGGCCCCGGTGTTATCCGCCACTCTCAGTCTGGTATAAGGTTTAATCACGATAGTATCCTTTTTACTTTACTTCCTCAGGCCTGACCTCGGGCACTTCGCCGCGGCTGAGTATCTCGGCTACGCGCCAGCGCTTCAGCTTGGATAGCGGACGCGTTTCCACGATGCGCACTTTGTCTTCCAGCTTGCATGCGCCAGTCTCATCGTGAGCCAGATATTTCACCATTATGCGGTAGGTCTTGCGATACAGCGGATGCTGCTTCTGCTTTTCAACAGCCACCACCACCGTTTTATTCATCTTGGTGCTGACCACCATGCCGATCATGCTTTTCACATTTGCCATAGCTAGTCCTGCCTTATGCCCAGTTCGCGTTCGCGTTTGGCGGTCTTGATGCGGGCAATATCGCGCCTGGCTCCGGGTATCTCACGATGATTCTTGATTTGCTTGGTGGCGGCCTTGAAGCGCAGGTCTAATAGCTGCCTGTGCGTATCATCGATTTTCTTTTTCATTTCCTCATCGCTGAGGAGACGTACGTCTTTAATCTTCAACGGCGCTTAACTCCTTTCCTTTGGCCACCGCGCCGCCGATGATTTCCCTGGCGACGAAACGAGTGTCGAAGGGCAGTTTATAAGACGCCAGCCGCATGGCTTCCTTGGCGGTATCGTGGTCGACGCCGCCCAGTTCGAACAGTATGCGTCCGGACTTGATGACAGCTACCCAGTGGTCGGGAGCGCCTTTGCCGCCTCCCATGCGCGTTTCAGCCGGTTTCGAGGTGACCGGTTTGTCCGGGAAGACGCGTATCCACACCTTGCCGCCGCGGCGCACGCTGCGCACGATGGCGCGGCGGGCGGCCTCAATCTGGCGGGCGGTCATCCAGGCCGACCCCGTCGCCTGCAGCGCATATTCCCCGAAAGCCAGCGTCGCTCCGGCATGAGCGCCGCCGCTACGGCGGCCCTTGTGCGTTTTTCTAAATTTTACTCGTTTTGGTTGTAACATCTGGTTCCCTCTAACTGTACAGAGTCTGTGACCCCGCTATTCTTCTTTTTTAGCCTTGGATTTGGATTCCTTGACGGATTCGGTCTTAGCCTTAGCGATTTTGGCTTTAGGCGGTTTCTCTTCCGCTTTTTTCTCGGCTTTTATCGGTGCAGCTTCAACCTTTTTGGCACGAGGTTTGGCCTTCTTTTCGGCTTCTTTGGCAACCTCAGACTTGGCCGCTGTCTCCTCTACGGTTTTCACCTCGACGGCGGGAGCTTCGACGGCTTTCTTGCGTGTCCTGGGTTTCTTGACCGCGGCGGCAGGGGCTTCGGTTACATCTTTGACCGGAGCTTCGGCCATACGCGCCACCGCTTCGGCCATCGTCAAATCCTTGGTCGGCGCGGCCACAGGAGCTACGGCGGGGGCCGTTGTGCTAACCACAGGCGCCTCGACAACCGTCACTTCTTCAGCCGCTTCAACCGCAGGGAAGATATCGCCGCGGTAAATCCATACCTTGACACCAATGCGCCCCAGCGTGGTGTGCGCCTCGGTAAATCCATAATCCACATCCGCACGCAGTGTTTGCAGTGGCACGCGTCCCTGATGCATCAGCTGGCGGCGCGCGATTTCCACGCCTCCCAGACGTCCCGAGCAAAGGATTCTCATACCCTTGGCGCCTGCCTGCAGCGTGCGGAAAATGCTCTGTTTCATGGCGCGGCGGTAGGCCACGCGGCGTTCCATCTGCTCGGCCACCGAGCGGGCTACCAGATAGGCATCAAGTTCCGGCTGGCGTATCTCGCGGATATCCAGCTGTATCTTCTTGCCGCCCAGCACGCCCTCCAGGTACTGGCGCATCTCTTCGACGCGCTGACCGCCGCGGCCTATGACTATGCCGGGGCGGGAGGTATGAATGGTAACCCCCACCTTGCCCCCCTGGCGCTCGATTTCCACCAGCGAAATACCGGCGTCATTGTACTTGGACTGCACGGCCCGCCTGAGCTTGACATCCTCCAGGATGAATTCAGCGTAATGCTTGTCATCATACCACTTGGACTGCCAGTCCCGGATGATGCCAAGACGGAACCCCATCGGATGAACTTTGCGCCCCATTAACCCTCCTGCTCCGCCACTACAACGGTAATATGGCTGGAACGTTTCAAGACCTTATCGGCCCGACCGCGCGCCCTCGGCTGAAAGCGCTTCAGCATGGGGGCGTCGTCGGCGTAAATCTTAACAATTTTCAAATCCGCCGGTGTCAGGTGGAAATTATTCTCGGCATCGGCCGCCGCCGTTTTAACCACCTTGGCCACCATTTTGGCGGAAGGCGATGCGGCAAACTTGAGCATGACGAGCGCCTCTTCCACCTTCTTGCCGCGCACCAGGTCCAGTAACAGCCTTACCTTGCGCGAAGATACCCCCGTGTCTTTGGCTACCGACTTTACTTCCATGTTCTAATCCTTAGCTCTGCACCTGAGTCATTTTTTCCACCTTAGTGGAATGCCCGCGGAAGGTGCGTGTTGCGGCAAACTCCCCCAGCTTGTGTCCCACCATATTCTCGGTGATGAAGATGGGCACATGACGCCGGCCGTCGTATACGCCGATGTTCAGACCGACCATCTGGGGAAGGATGGTAGACCAGCGAGCCCAGGTCTTGATAACCACTTTTTTACCCGAGCTGTTGACGTCGTCCACCTTCTTCATCAGCTTGACATCTACGGCCGGTCCCTTTTTTACTGACCTTGACATTTATTTACCTCGCCGCTTAACAATCAGTTTATCCGAATGCTTGGGTTTGCGTGTTTTGTAACCCAGAGCCGGCTTGCCCCAGGGCGTCTTGGGCCCCGGCATGCCGATGGGGGTGCGCCCCTCGCCGCCGCCGTGAGGATGGTCCCGTGGCGACATGGCTGAGCCGCGCACCGTCGGCCGCTTGCCCTTGAGGCGATTGCGCCCGGCCTTGCCCATCTTTACGTTGGAGTGTTCCACATTCCCCACTTGGCCGACCGTCGCCCGGCACTCGGCGCGCACGCGCCGCATCTCGCCTGATGGCAGCCGGATGAGCACATAGTCGCCTTCCTTGGCCATTAGTTGAGCAGCAGTACCCGCGCTACGCACCAGCTTGCCGCCGCGCCCCACTTCGGTCTCGATATTGTGAACGAGGGTACCGGTAGGCATATTCTTGAGAGGCAGCGTGTTGCCCGGTTTCAGATCGGCATCGTCGGCGACTTTTATTACGTCGTCAACATTCATACCGCTCGGCGAGACTATATAACGCTTGTCTCCGTCAGCATAAAAAATCAGTGCGATATTGGCAGATCGGTTCGGATCGTATTCGATAGCCGCCACGCGTCCGGGGACGCCGGCTTTGTCGCGTTTGAAGTCGATGACACGCAGCATGCGCTTTACGCCGGAGCCACGGTGGCACACGGTCACCTTGCCCTGGACGTTGCGGCCGCCCCGCCCTTTTTGCGGGACAACCAGCGCTTTCTCAGGGGTCTGCTTGGTTATCTCTTCATAAGTCAGCCCGGTCATTCCCCGCCTGCCTGGCGAGGTCGGGCGATAAATTCTAATGCCCATATCCTATCTTACTCCTTAGACGCCTTCAAAAAGCTCGATTTTGTCGCCGGGTTTGAGTGTGACGATAGCCTTTTTAGAGGGCGCTGTGGTCATCGTGCGCCGGCCTGCCCGGCGCGTTTTCCCGTGGACTGTTATCACGTTAACCCCGGTGACGGTGACCTTGAAGGCTTTCTCCACGGCCTGTTTTACCTGCGTCTTGTTGGCCCCGGTGGCCACCTCGAAGGCATATTTACCCTGGCTTTGCAGCATGGTGTTCTTCTCGGTAACAAGAGGTTTGCGCAGTACTTCGTAGACCTGGATCTCTTTCATTAAACGGACCCTCCCCACAGCTCTTCGATCTGCCGCAGGGCAGCTTCGGTCATAAGCAATTTCTCGTAGGCCAGCATATCGGCCACGTTAAGCAACCTCGCTGGCATGGTCTTTACCCGGGGCAGATTGCGCGCGCTCTTTACGACAACCTCGTCCACTTCGGGAAGAGCCAGGATGGCGCTCTCTACGCCCAGCGCTTTCATCACCTTGACTATATCCCTGGTCTTGGGCTCGTCGAGCTTGAGTGAGTCCAGCACCACCAAACCCTGCTCTGAAGCTTTGGACGAGAGCACGCACTTGATGGCCAGTCGGCGCATCTTCTTGGGCAGCGCCACCGACAGGTCGCGCGGATGAGGGCCAAAGATGATGCCGCCGCCGCGCCTGACGCCGCTCTTGATGGAGCCGGCGCGCGCCCGCCCGGTATGCTTCTGGCGGTACAGCTTCTTGGTGCTGCCGGCGACCTCCGAGCGCGTCTTGGTGTCGGATGTGCCCTGGCGTGCGTTGCCACGCTGGGCCACCAGCGCCTGGTGAACCACTGCGTCGTTGGCTGATTGGGCGAAGACCACGTCGCTGATGTCGATGTGGCGCACTACCTCGCCGGCCATGTTATAAACCGGAATGTTCACTTGTTTCTCCCACTGGACTTACCGATTAAAAGTAGTCCGTTCTTGGCTCCTGGCACAGGGCCTTTTACCAGAAGAAGGTTGCGCTCCACGTCGGCCTTGAGGACCTCCATATTGCGCACGGTTACTCTGTCATCCCCCATGTGCCCGGCCATGCGCGTGCCCTTGTAGACACGCCCGGGTGTGGTAGTGGAACCGATGGAGCCTGGCGCGCGGTTGCGGTCAGACTGGCCGTGGGTCTTGGGGCCGCCGTGAAAATGATAACGTTTGACGCCGCCGGCGAAACCGCGCCCCTTGGAAATGCCCGTAACGGTGATCTTGTCGCCGGGTTTGAACAGGCTGACGTCCAGCTTGTCGCCCACTTTGACGCCCTCAGTCGTTTCCAGGCGGAATTCCCTGAGATACTTGAATTCACCCAGGCC
This is a stretch of genomic DNA from Dehalococcoidia bacterium. It encodes these proteins:
- a CDS encoding 50S ribosomal protein L3, whose protein sequence is MIQGIIGRKLGTTQFFGEKGNAEAATMIEAGPCTVVQLKTTESDGYTAAKLGFGAARKLNSVQKGQSKGLGEFKYLREFRLETTEGVKVGDKLDVSLFKPGDKITVTGISKGRGFAGGVKRYHFHGGPKTHGQSDRNRAPGSIGSTTTPGRVYKGTRMAGHMGDDRVTVRNMEVLKADVERNLLLVKGPVPGAKNGLLLIGKSSGRNK
- a CDS encoding 50S ribosomal protein L4 — protein: MNIPVYNMAGEVVRHIDISDVVFAQSANDAVVHQALVAQRGNARQGTSDTKTRSEVAGSTKKLYRQKHTGRARAGSIKSGVRRGGGIIFGPHPRDLSVALPKKMRRLAIKCVLSSKASEQGLVVLDSLKLDEPKTRDIVKVMKALGVESAILALPEVDEVVVKSARNLPRVKTMPARLLNVADMLAYEKLLMTEAALRQIEELWGGSV